From a region of the Polynucleobacter corsicus genome:
- a CDS encoding glutathione S-transferase, whose product MKPILYSYRRCPYAMRARMALKYAGIEIEHREIELRNKPQSMLLASPKGTVPVLCLNGLVLDQSLDIIHWALQQSDPDGWGAVDQLSSQSWIQKNDGPFKVLLDQYKYPNRFPDLDQESILNSAIALMIEPMEDALQLSPYVLGNKLSWVDVAIFPFIRQFAAVDPQRFEGLPFTALKKWLNQHLESELFGAAMEKHPIWV is encoded by the coding sequence ATGAAGCCGATTTTGTACTCTTACCGTAGATGTCCATATGCCATGCGAGCGCGTATGGCATTGAAATATGCTGGTATTGAGATTGAGCATAGGGAGATTGAGCTCAGAAATAAGCCGCAATCCATGCTACTCGCATCACCCAAGGGAACCGTTCCGGTTTTATGCCTCAATGGATTGGTTCTAGATCAAAGCTTGGATATCATACATTGGGCGCTACAGCAGTCTGATCCAGATGGCTGGGGAGCGGTTGATCAATTGAGCTCTCAATCTTGGATTCAAAAAAATGATGGCCCATTTAAGGTTTTACTAGATCAATATAAATATCCCAACCGATTTCCAGATCTTGATCAGGAAAGTATTCTCAATAGCGCAATTGCTCTCATGATTGAGCCCATGGAGGATGCTCTTCAATTGAGTCCCTATGTATTGGGCAACAAGCTATCTTGGGTAGATGTGGCCATCTTCCCATTTATCAGACAGTTTGCTGCAGTTGATCCTCAGCGATTTGAAGGCTTGCCATTTACTGCACTGAAGAAATGGCTCAATCAGCATCTAGAATCCGAGTTGTTTGGTGCGGCGATGGAAAAACACCCAATCTGGGTGTGA
- the egtD gene encoding L-histidine N(alpha)-methyltransferase, with protein sequence MKHILTQELLVSLTADTPSISPKFFYDDVGSHLFDVITLLEEYYPTRTEKWIMGTYRREIADAVAHCDVLVDLGAGNCAKGSQLFNSIKPKEYRALDISKEYLEAAVADLQKQFPQIEMSAHAIDLSLPLAFPELKALRKVFFYPGSSIGNFDPEKADQFFTNLAHECHGNGGLLIGVDLVKDTETLHLAYNDPLGVTAAFNLNALLNVNRLIGSNFELQDWEHHAFFNVSQSRIEMHLRARSDVQVTLPGNGSQDHIISFSAGDLIHTENSYKYTQENFVEKLRRAGFTKIQCWTDPNKYFLVCFANV encoded by the coding sequence ATGAAACACATACTGACTCAAGAATTACTAGTTAGCCTTACTGCCGATACACCATCAATATCGCCAAAGTTTTTTTATGATGATGTCGGCTCACATCTCTTTGATGTCATTACGCTTCTCGAGGAATACTATCCAACTCGTACAGAGAAATGGATCATGGGTACCTATCGGCGTGAGATTGCTGATGCAGTAGCGCATTGTGACGTTTTAGTGGATCTAGGCGCCGGTAATTGCGCTAAAGGAAGTCAACTTTTCAATAGCATTAAGCCAAAAGAATATAGAGCGCTCGATATTTCAAAAGAATATTTAGAAGCCGCCGTTGCCGATCTACAAAAGCAGTTTCCTCAGATTGAGATGTCAGCGCATGCTATCGATTTGAGCTTGCCGCTAGCCTTTCCTGAACTTAAAGCACTTCGGAAGGTATTCTTCTATCCAGGCTCCTCAATCGGCAACTTTGATCCCGAAAAAGCAGATCAGTTTTTTACCAATCTGGCTCATGAGTGTCATGGGAATGGCGGACTTTTAATTGGCGTCGATCTGGTTAAAGATACTGAAACACTGCATCTTGCCTACAACGACCCTTTGGGGGTTACTGCCGCATTTAATTTGAATGCCCTGCTCAACGTCAATCGACTCATTGGTAGTAACTTTGAGCTTCAGGATTGGGAGCACCATGCTTTTTTTAATGTTTCTCAGTCCCGTATTGAGATGCATCTGCGAGCGCGCTCTGATGTGCAGGTAACTCTGCCGGGCAATGGAAGTCAAGATCATATTATTTCCTTTAGTGCAGGCGATTTAATTCATACTGAAAATAGCTACAAATACACTCAGGAAAATTTTGTAGAAAAACTTCGTCGCGCTGGATTCACTAAAATCCAATGCTGGACCGATCCAAATAAGTACTTCTTAGTTTGCTTTGCAAACGTCTAA
- the selD gene encoding selenide, water dikinase SelD — MTTPYNGRLTSLSHGGGCGCKIAPGILSDILKASPMRNLPAALLAGSDNNEDAAVYQINENQAIVATTDFFMPIVDDPFEFGRIAATNAISDIYAMGAQPLFALALLGMPIQVLPLEVIQQVTAGGESVCNDAGIMIAGGHSIDTVEPIYGLVAIGIVDPKKLKRNSGAQAGDSIILSKPLGVGILSAALKKEVLSDAGYKEMIALTTKLNKPGVALSQLDGVHALTDVTGFGLAGHLLEMARGSNLMAQIHWDAIPVVQEAIEHVKADIFTGASTRNWAGYGKEIQLASNLGLWQQNVLTDPQTSGGLLISCSPEQEAEVLSILNLGGFASAQKIGQFGAGTGLSVN; from the coding sequence ATGACTACACCTTATAACGGCCGCCTTACCTCCCTTTCTCATGGTGGAGGCTGTGGCTGCAAGATTGCACCTGGCATCTTAAGTGACATCCTCAAAGCATCCCCAATGCGTAATCTGCCGGCTGCTTTATTAGCAGGATCTGATAACAACGAAGACGCTGCCGTTTATCAAATTAATGAAAATCAGGCGATTGTTGCTACGACGGATTTCTTTATGCCCATCGTAGATGATCCGTTTGAGTTTGGCCGCATTGCTGCTACCAATGCAATTTCTGACATTTACGCGATGGGCGCTCAACCCCTGTTTGCGCTTGCCCTACTAGGTATGCCAATTCAAGTATTGCCTTTAGAAGTTATCCAGCAAGTGACTGCTGGTGGTGAATCCGTCTGTAATGATGCAGGCATCATGATTGCTGGTGGTCACTCGATTGATACGGTAGAGCCAATTTATGGCCTAGTTGCCATTGGTATTGTCGATCCAAAAAAATTGAAACGTAATAGTGGTGCTCAAGCAGGTGATAGCATCATCCTCAGCAAGCCTTTGGGCGTAGGCATCCTTTCTGCTGCGCTCAAGAAAGAAGTTCTCTCTGATGCAGGCTATAAAGAGATGATTGCCCTCACTACTAAGCTAAACAAGCCTGGTGTTGCACTATCTCAGCTAGATGGCGTACATGCTTTAACCGATGTCACAGGCTTTGGCTTAGCTGGGCATTTACTTGAGATGGCGAGAGGCTCTAATTTAATGGCGCAGATCCATTGGGATGCTATTCCAGTTGTGCAGGAAGCAATTGAGCACGTCAAAGCAGATATCTTTACTGGCGCATCTACGCGCAATTGGGCTGGCTATGGCAAAGAAATTCAGCTCGCAAGCAATCTGGGGCTTTGGCAACAAAATGTGCTTACCGACCCCCAAACCAGTGGTGGCCTGCTGATTTCTTGCTCACCGGAGCAAGAGGCGGAAGTCCTTTCAATCCTCAATTTAGGCGGCTTTGCTAGCGCCCAGAAAATCGGACAGTTTGGAGCTGGCACAGGCTTGTCTGTTAACTAA
- the senB gene encoding selenoneine biosynthesis selenosugar synthase SenB translates to MSSGPNIKSHIEIVTPAPSGSLHGNRITALRWQDFLAKLGYTVVVTESWSGDDAAMLVALHAYRSHSSIMAFHERYPSRPIALVLTGTDLYRDIADHVEVLHSMEVADQLIVLQSSALDSIPAHLRHKARVIYQSVRVDVPDQVPSADFQVTVIGHLRDEKDPFCIARSLPLLPFNSKISVLHLGMAMNEQMERTAKVYSETLERYQWIGELSHADTLKMLSQSRLMVISSRMEGGAHVVSEAIALGVPVIASDIPGNRGLLGDDYLGYYPVGNEAALASLLSHAETMPDFYSALKNQIDIRRDLVSPEREMQSIQELMVELLKD, encoded by the coding sequence TTGTCGTCAGGACCCAACATCAAATCCCATATTGAAATCGTCACGCCGGCACCATCAGGTAGTCTGCACGGAAACCGGATCACTGCCTTGCGCTGGCAGGATTTCTTGGCGAAACTCGGCTATACCGTTGTAGTTACTGAATCTTGGTCGGGTGACGATGCTGCCATGCTAGTCGCACTGCATGCCTATCGGAGCCATTCATCCATCATGGCATTTCATGAGCGGTATCCTAGTCGGCCTATTGCCCTGGTTTTGACGGGTACGGATTTGTATCGAGATATAGCAGACCATGTTGAGGTACTGCACTCAATGGAGGTGGCAGATCAATTGATCGTCTTGCAGTCCTCAGCCTTAGACTCCATTCCAGCGCATCTAAGACACAAAGCTCGAGTGATTTACCAATCCGTTCGGGTTGATGTCCCTGATCAAGTTCCGAGTGCGGATTTTCAGGTAACTGTGATTGGTCATCTACGGGATGAGAAGGATCCCTTTTGTATCGCTCGTAGTCTTCCCTTGCTGCCATTCAATTCTAAGATCAGCGTCCTGCATTTGGGGATGGCTATGAATGAGCAAATGGAGCGTACTGCGAAGGTGTATAGCGAAACTCTAGAGCGTTACCAATGGATTGGCGAGCTAAGTCATGCCGATACATTAAAGATGCTGTCTCAGAGTCGCCTGATGGTGATTTCTAGTCGGATGGAGGGTGGTGCTCACGTGGTTTCAGAAGCAATAGCGCTGGGGGTTCCAGTGATCGCTTCCGATATTCCGGGGAATCGAGGCCTGCTTGGCGATGACTATCTGGGCTACTATCCAGTCGGTAATGAGGCCGCGCTTGCCAGCCTGCTATCTCACGCTGAAACCATGCCTGATTTTTACTCTGCACTTAAAAATCAGATTGATATCCGTAGAGATCTAGTGAGCCCTGAACGAGAGATGCAATCTATTCAAGAGCTGATGGTTGAGCTACTAAAGGATTAA
- the phnE gene encoding phosphonate ABC transporter, permease protein PhnE, with amino-acid sequence MNLQPARQFCLKCLLTLLIIFGLTITSFIYLSLNPADLFTLEALRNMAEFIGRFFPPDLSADFLGKIWQGILQTLAISALATLIAAALSLGLSLPVSGRLGPSAKGLTRFICNFLRSVPELVWAALMVLAVGLGPFAGTLALTLHTTGVLGRLFGESLENHPTAPSNALMLSGSGRVSSFLYGTLPGIAPQLLSYSLYRWEMNIRMATILGFVGAGGLGQMLYYELSLLREAQASTVIIAMLLLVVFVDMVSNKLRRIQMHNQG; translated from the coding sequence ATGAATCTTCAACCTGCTCGTCAATTTTGTCTTAAGTGCCTCTTAACGCTCTTGATCATATTTGGATTAACGATTACCAGCTTTATTTACCTTTCACTCAATCCAGCCGACCTCTTCACACTTGAAGCATTACGTAATATGGCGGAATTTATTGGGCGATTTTTCCCGCCTGATCTCAGCGCGGATTTCTTAGGAAAAATTTGGCAGGGTATTTTACAAACACTCGCGATTTCTGCTCTAGCAACGCTCATCGCAGCCGCCTTGAGTCTCGGACTTTCACTTCCAGTATCGGGTAGGCTTGGTCCAAGCGCAAAAGGACTGACACGCTTTATTTGCAACTTCTTACGATCCGTCCCCGAATTAGTTTGGGCGGCTCTCATGGTTCTCGCTGTTGGCCTTGGACCATTTGCAGGAACTTTAGCTTTAACGCTCCATACCACCGGGGTTTTGGGAAGGCTATTTGGCGAAAGCTTAGAAAATCATCCTACAGCCCCCAGTAACGCTCTCATGCTCAGCGGCTCAGGGAGAGTATCCAGCTTCTTGTATGGCACGCTTCCCGGAATCGCACCTCAATTACTTTCATACAGCCTGTATCGCTGGGAAATGAATATCCGCATGGCAACGATATTGGGCTTTGTGGGTGCAGGCGGACTAGGACAGATGCTGTATTACGAACTCTCCTTACTTCGAGAGGCACAAGCATCCACCGTCATCATTGCAATGCTGCTCTTAGTCGTCTTCGTGGATATGGTTAGCAACAAACTACGTCGTATTCAGATGCATAACCAGGGTTAA
- a CDS encoding SUMF1/EgtB/PvdO family nonheme iron enzyme, with product MSESFSNDYLLYAPFPTASTLAQWLQESNGITRQILSNLAAEEQLVPQLDILNPPLWELGHLTWFHEFWVHRDGQESRPSFMKNADYLFNSSEMAHQDRWSTSMPSLDSLLEYNHSVIGSTQALLSTPIDNKAAYFIQLAILHQDMHNEAFAYMWQTMGRSRPFAPFTNTNKFEAKVQTWVHFPKSTIQAGSEQGSGFIFDNEKWAHPIDLPAFDIASAPITNGNYLEFLESPENRAQSTPVTPPLHWKKEGGDWLERIFNEWLPLNLAAAVRHISYFDAQRFCEHSQVRLPSEHELSLLMSQKQGAWQSSNLWEWTCSTFAPFPGFSADPYVEYSKPWFDGSYQVLKGGSSFTPDRLKRVAFRNFYQGQRSDHFCGFRTCLL from the coding sequence ATGTCCGAATCTTTCAGCAACGACTACCTTCTTTATGCTCCATTTCCAACTGCGTCGACCTTGGCGCAGTGGCTTCAGGAAAGCAATGGTATTACCCGTCAAATTCTGAGCAACCTTGCAGCTGAAGAGCAATTAGTACCCCAGCTCGACATCCTGAATCCCCCGCTGTGGGAATTAGGGCACTTAACCTGGTTTCATGAATTCTGGGTTCATCGCGATGGCCAAGAGAGTAGGCCTTCATTTATGAAGAACGCTGACTACTTATTTAATTCCTCAGAGATGGCGCATCAAGATCGTTGGTCTACGTCAATGCCATCCTTAGACAGCCTGTTAGAGTACAACCACAGCGTCATTGGAAGTACTCAAGCGTTACTGAGCACACCAATCGACAATAAAGCGGCTTACTTTATCCAACTGGCGATCTTGCATCAGGATATGCACAATGAGGCGTTTGCCTATATGTGGCAGACCATGGGACGCTCTAGGCCTTTTGCGCCCTTCACTAATACGAATAAGTTTGAGGCTAAAGTACAAACGTGGGTTCATTTTCCAAAATCGACAATACAAGCTGGTTCCGAGCAGGGCTCTGGTTTTATTTTTGATAATGAAAAGTGGGCACACCCTATTGATCTCCCCGCATTTGATATTGCAAGTGCGCCCATCACCAATGGCAACTATCTAGAGTTTCTGGAATCACCAGAAAATCGCGCCCAGTCGACGCCTGTCACTCCACCACTACATTGGAAAAAAGAAGGGGGTGATTGGTTAGAGCGAATTTTTAATGAATGGCTACCTTTAAATCTCGCAGCAGCTGTTCGTCACATTAGCTACTTTGATGCTCAGCGTTTTTGTGAACACAGTCAGGTACGGTTACCTAGCGAACATGAGCTGAGCTTACTAATGTCCCAAAAACAGGGAGCCTGGCAATCATCCAATTTATGGGAGTGGACTTGCAGCACTTTTGCACCCTTCCCAGGATTTAGCGCCGATCCCTATGTCGAATATTCAAAGCCCTGGTTTGATGGCAGCTATCAGGTGCTTAAGGGCGGCAGTTCGTTTACCCCCGATCGCTTGAAAAGAGTGGCATTTCGTAACTTCTATCAAGGCCAGAGAAGTGATCATTTTTGCGGCTTTCGTACGTGTTTACTCTAA
- the ahpC gene encoding alkyl hydroperoxide reductase subunit C: MSLINTQVIPFKTQAFHNGKFITVSDESLKGKWSVLIFMPAAFTFNCPTEIEDAADNYAEFQKMGAEVYIVTTDTHFSHKVWHETSPAVGKAKFPLVGDPTHTLTRGFDVHIDEEGLALRGTFIINPEGVIKTAEIHSNEIARDISETLRKLKAAQYTAAHPGEVCPAKWKEGAATLTPSLDLVGKI; encoded by the coding sequence ATGTCACTGATTAACACCCAAGTAATTCCATTCAAAACCCAAGCTTTCCACAATGGTAAGTTCATCACTGTTTCCGATGAGTCCCTCAAAGGCAAATGGTCTGTTTTGATTTTCATGCCGGCAGCATTTACATTCAACTGCCCAACAGAAATTGAAGATGCGGCTGATAACTATGCAGAATTCCAGAAGATGGGTGCAGAGGTTTACATCGTTACTACTGATACGCATTTCTCACACAAAGTATGGCACGAGACTTCACCTGCAGTAGGTAAGGCCAAGTTCCCATTGGTTGGCGATCCAACACATACATTGACACGCGGTTTTGACGTGCATATCGATGAAGAAGGTCTCGCGTTGCGTGGCACATTTATCATTAACCCAGAAGGCGTCATCAAGACTGCTGAAATTCACTCAAACGAAATCGCTCGCGATATCTCTGAGACATTGCGCAAGCTTAAGGCCGCTCAGTACACAGCTGCTCACCCAGGTGAAGTATGCCCAGCTAAGTGGAAAGAAGGCGCAGCAACTTTGACTCCATCTTTAGACCTCGTAGGCAAGATCTAA
- a CDS encoding phosphonate ABC transporter ATP-binding protein, translating into MGFSLQQLGFEHSNGTPALSQISLVAQAGECIAIIGPSGSGKTTLLNILATALKPSLGTAVVLGENPWKLSKPSLKRLRSQIGLVHQAPPIPLRQRVITAILAGRLGQWPLWKSILSLVYPVDIAGPQSCLERLDLTDKLFDRCDCLSGGQLQRVGVARVMYQAPQLILADEPVSAMDPVLSDLTICVLTEEAKKRNATLVASLHAVDIALRWFPRIIGIRDGEIIFDLPSSEVSEQILRELYASELGGLPIQASSTAS; encoded by the coding sequence GTGGGATTTTCTTTACAACAGCTGGGCTTTGAGCACAGCAACGGAACGCCGGCACTCAGTCAAATTTCATTAGTGGCTCAGGCTGGCGAGTGCATCGCCATCATTGGCCCATCGGGCTCCGGCAAGACCACGCTCTTAAATATCTTAGCTACCGCCCTCAAGCCATCGCTCGGGACTGCTGTGGTACTTGGAGAGAATCCCTGGAAACTCTCTAAGCCATCCCTCAAGCGCTTACGCTCACAAATTGGTTTAGTACATCAAGCTCCCCCAATTCCACTACGACAAAGGGTGATCACTGCCATTCTGGCAGGGCGACTGGGGCAGTGGCCACTCTGGAAATCCATCCTGTCATTGGTTTACCCAGTAGACATTGCAGGCCCGCAATCATGTTTAGAACGCCTAGACTTGACTGATAAGTTATTTGATCGTTGTGACTGCCTTTCTGGTGGTCAGTTGCAGCGGGTTGGGGTTGCTAGGGTAATGTATCAAGCACCACAGCTCATCTTGGCCGACGAACCAGTGTCCGCTATGGACCCGGTTCTCTCGGACCTGACGATTTGCGTACTGACTGAGGAGGCAAAAAAGCGCAATGCCACCCTTGTCGCTAGTCTTCATGCAGTCGATATTGCCCTGCGGTGGTTTCCACGCATTATTGGTATTCGGGATGGTGAAATCATTTTTGATCTACCCTCCAGTGAGGTTAGCGAACAAATCTTAAGAGAGTTGTATGCATCAGAGCTTGGAGGACTTCCAATTCAAGCCAGTAGCACCGCCTCATAA
- the ahpF gene encoding alkyl hydroperoxide reductase subunit F, protein MLDTNIKTQLKAYFEKIESPIVLEATLDDSTHSAQMLELLNEVAEQSTKITVKTSGSSKNIPSFTVGKADEVARIAFSGLPMGHEMTSFILAILQASGYPPKVEQDVIESIKGLEGKKCFQTFISLSCHNCPDVVQALNLMAALNPDIEHEMIDGALFQGLVDQHQIMAVPTVILNGEVFGQGRMSVEEIAAKLDTNTSARDAEKLNAKDAYDSLIIGGGPAGASAAIYSARKGIRTGVVAQKFGGQVADTVGIENFISVKETEGPKLVMALEQHVKEYEVDVMNLQTAKSLSKTGDEITITLENGAVLKSKTVILSTGARWREMNVPGEQEYRGKGVAYCPHCDGPLYKGKRVAVIGGGNSGVEAAIDLAGIVSHVTLVEFDTKLRADAVLQKKMYSMPNVTVITNALSKEVLGADGKVTTLRYEDRANNQMHDVALEGIFVQIGLLPNTDWLKGVIDLSPRGEVIIDQKGETSMPGVFAAGDCTTVPYKQIIIAMGEGAKASLSAFDYLIRS, encoded by the coding sequence ATGTTAGATACCAATATCAAAACCCAACTCAAAGCTTATTTTGAAAAAATTGAGAGCCCCATTGTTCTTGAAGCTACTTTGGATGACAGTACGCACTCAGCCCAAATGCTAGAGCTATTAAATGAAGTTGCCGAACAATCCACCAAGATCACTGTAAAGACTTCAGGTAGCAGCAAAAACATTCCTAGCTTTACCGTAGGTAAGGCGGATGAAGTTGCTCGTATTGCATTCTCTGGCCTACCAATGGGTCATGAGATGACTTCTTTCATTTTGGCTATTTTGCAAGCTAGTGGTTATCCACCAAAGGTTGAGCAAGATGTGATCGAGAGTATCAAAGGCCTAGAAGGTAAAAAGTGTTTTCAGACCTTCATCTCCTTGTCGTGTCATAACTGTCCAGATGTAGTGCAGGCCCTAAATCTCATGGCCGCGCTGAATCCCGATATCGAACACGAAATGATTGATGGCGCGCTCTTCCAGGGTTTGGTAGATCAACACCAAATCATGGCTGTGCCTACAGTGATTCTGAACGGCGAAGTCTTTGGTCAAGGCCGCATGAGCGTTGAAGAAATTGCCGCTAAATTGGATACCAACACATCAGCACGCGATGCAGAAAAATTGAACGCTAAAGATGCCTATGATTCTTTAATTATTGGCGGTGGTCCAGCAGGTGCCTCAGCAGCAATCTACTCTGCTCGTAAAGGTATTAGAACTGGTGTGGTAGCTCAGAAATTTGGCGGTCAGGTTGCCGATACTGTTGGTATTGAAAATTTCATCTCCGTTAAAGAAACAGAAGGCCCTAAATTAGTCATGGCTCTTGAGCAGCACGTTAAAGAGTATGAAGTCGATGTCATGAATCTACAAACCGCCAAGAGCTTGAGTAAGACTGGCGATGAAATTACAATCACCCTAGAAAATGGCGCTGTACTAAAGAGCAAGACAGTCATTCTCAGTACCGGTGCACGCTGGCGCGAAATGAATGTACCAGGCGAGCAAGAGTACCGCGGTAAAGGTGTCGCCTACTGCCCACACTGTGATGGCCCACTCTACAAAGGTAAGCGCGTAGCTGTGATTGGTGGAGGTAACTCTGGAGTTGAGGCTGCGATTGATTTGGCAGGTATCGTGAGTCATGTCACCTTAGTTGAGTTTGATACTAAGTTGCGTGCCGATGCCGTACTACAGAAAAAAATGTACAGCATGCCTAACGTTACGGTAATCACCAATGCTTTGAGTAAGGAAGTATTGGGTGCTGATGGCAAAGTAACTACTTTGAGATATGAAGATCGCGCTAACAATCAGATGCATGATGTGGCACTGGAAGGTATCTTTGTCCAGATCGGCTTACTCCCCAATACAGATTGGCTCAAGGGCGTGATTGATTTATCTCCTCGTGGAGAAGTGATCATTGACCAAAAAGGTGAGACTTCAATGCCTGGTGTATTTGCTGCGGGTGACTGTACAACTGTTCCTTATAAGCAAATCATCATTGCAATGGGTGAAGGTGCCAAAGCATCCCTCTCTGCATTTGATTACTTGATTAGATCCTAA
- a CDS encoding PhnE/PtxC family ABC transporter permease, which produces MQTSIISRDPATPYRFMGLLLAIAILWPMLQLAQFEPKLLVDPKNIQVMGDFLVQFFPPNIEATFLSLVIKATVETLAMATAGIALAMVIAVPLGLIISYSLSISRIGPTSDHQFAQSVRFLARSLMLVLRGIPEIVWALLLVRVFGLGAIAGVLAIAITYGGMLAKVYSEILESGNTLPARALILSGSSRITAFLYGLLPGSAQELASYTVYRWECAVRASVVMGFVGAGGLGQLMDQSMKMLNGGEVSTILIVFLGLVLLADYISLIIRKQLA; this is translated from the coding sequence ATGCAAACATCTATTATTTCTAGAGATCCTGCAACACCCTATCGCTTCATGGGCTTGCTACTTGCCATCGCCATTCTTTGGCCTATGCTGCAACTCGCTCAATTTGAGCCCAAGCTTTTAGTCGATCCGAAGAATATTCAAGTCATGGGTGACTTTTTAGTGCAGTTTTTTCCACCCAATATTGAAGCAACTTTTTTATCTCTCGTCATCAAAGCGACTGTAGAGACTTTAGCCATGGCTACTGCCGGAATTGCTTTGGCGATGGTAATTGCAGTACCGCTTGGCCTCATCATTTCTTATAGCCTCTCGATTTCACGAATTGGCCCCACATCTGATCATCAGTTTGCTCAATCTGTTCGATTTCTAGCGCGCTCGCTCATGCTAGTGCTGCGTGGCATTCCAGAAATTGTATGGGCACTCTTATTAGTAAGGGTATTCGGCCTAGGGGCGATTGCAGGCGTTTTGGCTATCGCAATTACTTATGGTGGCATGCTCGCCAAAGTCTACTCAGAAATTTTAGAGTCTGGCAACACACTTCCTGCTCGCGCCCTTATCCTGTCCGGCAGTAGTCGTATAACGGCATTTTTGTACGGCTTATTGCCAGGCTCAGCGCAAGAGCTTGCATCTTATACAGTCTATCGCTGGGAGTGCGCCGTCAGAGCCTCTGTGGTGATGGGCTTTGTCGGTGCAGGCGGATTGGGTCAGCTGATGGATCAGTCCATGAAAATGCTCAATGGTGGGGAGGTCTCAACTATCCTGATAGTTTTTTTAGGTCTCGTATTGCTAGCTGACTACATCAGTTTGATCATTCGAAAGCAATTGGCATGA
- a CDS encoding putative selenate ABC transporter substrate-binding protein codes for MKSIKINTLKHVIGALLAFGIAASISTPVLAQEVLRISAIPDESPTELQRKFKPLGEYLSKETGMKVEFTPVTDYAAVVESLATKKIDMAWLGGFTYVQTKIRTNGTANPIIQRVEDEKFTSVFIVPADSPLKTLSELKGKTIAFGSPSSTSGHLMPRYFLMQAGINPDKDFKNIAFSGAHDATVAFVASGKADVGALNASVWVKLNEAKNPNALKSKVLSTTPPYFDYNWTVRGDLDPATVKKITEAFLKLDANNPNHKEIMDLQRASKYVTTKSSNYNDIEKAARSAELIK; via the coding sequence ATGAAATCAATCAAAATTAATACATTGAAGCACGTCATTGGAGCATTACTTGCTTTTGGTATTGCTGCCAGCATAAGCACTCCCGTCCTGGCGCAAGAGGTGTTGCGGATATCTGCAATTCCAGATGAATCGCCAACAGAGTTGCAACGCAAATTCAAACCTTTAGGCGAGTATCTTTCGAAAGAAACTGGTATGAAGGTAGAGTTCACGCCAGTAACTGATTACGCAGCAGTAGTTGAATCCCTTGCAACCAAAAAGATTGATATGGCTTGGCTGGGTGGCTTTACTTATGTTCAAACCAAAATTAGAACTAATGGTACTGCCAACCCAATTATTCAACGAGTGGAAGATGAGAAATTCACAAGCGTGTTTATTGTTCCAGCGGATAGCCCATTGAAGACATTAAGCGAACTCAAGGGTAAAACGATTGCGTTTGGCTCGCCGTCATCAACTTCTGGACACCTCATGCCGCGCTATTTCTTAATGCAAGCTGGCATCAATCCAGATAAGGATTTTAAAAACATTGCTTTTTCTGGTGCGCATGATGCAACTGTTGCTTTTGTGGCTAGTGGCAAGGCAGATGTTGGTGCGCTCAATGCGTCAGTTTGGGTAAAGCTCAATGAAGCAAAAAATCCTAATGCGCTGAAGTCAAAAGTACTCTCTACAACACCGCCCTACTTTGATTACAACTGGACTGTTCGCGGAGATCTTGACCCAGCAACGGTAAAGAAAATTACCGAGGCATTTTTAAAGTTAGATGCTAATAATCCTAACCACAAAGAAATCATGGATCTACAGCGTGCTAGTAAATATGTCACGACTAAATCATCGAACTACAACGATATCGAAAAAGCAGCTCGCTCTGCTGAATTGATTAAGTAG